The following are encoded in a window of Nitrospirota bacterium genomic DNA:
- a CDS encoding MucR family transcriptional regulator, whose product MKHRRSSNAGLPNPRPRTPEEFVTCLMCRRRYRNLSPHLYFKHKVDPQEYKEEYEVQHVVAEALRRQDAERRTIWPRERVAEELRKRWRERQPLNMRALTATVEGGRLYAAASGRFGSYKAAIRAAGIDYDKICKAPVWSRSKVVEALRACKARGLPLHDNAVSRSNSALYNAARKWFGAYKKAIRAAGFDYARVRKR is encoded by the coding sequence GTGAAACATCGCCGAAGTTCGAATGCCGGCCTGCCCAATCCCCGGCCTCGTACGCCCGAGGAATTCGTCACGTGCCTGATGTGCCGACGTCGATACCGCAATCTCAGCCCTCATCTCTACTTCAAGCACAAAGTCGACCCGCAAGAGTACAAGGAGGAGTATGAAGTGCAGCACGTCGTGGCCGAAGCCCTCCGGCGCCAGGACGCCGAACGGCGGACCATCTGGCCCAGGGAGCGGGTTGCCGAAGAGTTGCGCAAGCGATGGCGCGAGCGGCAACCATTGAACATGAGAGCGCTCACCGCAACAGTTGAGGGGGGTCGTCTGTACGCCGCGGCTTCCGGCCGGTTTGGCTCGTACAAGGCCGCCATCCGCGCGGCCGGAATCGACTACGACAAGATTTGCAAGGCTCCCGTTTGGTCGCGTTCAAAGGTTGTTGAAGCACTGCGGGCATGCAAAGCGCGGGGTCTTCCGCTCCACGACAACGCGGTCAGCCGATCGAACAGTGCCCTCTACAACGCGGCACGCAAGTGGTTCGGAGCCTACAAGAAAGCCATTCGCGCGGCGGGGTTTGACTATGCCCGTGTTCGGAAACGATAG